One Petrotoga sp. 9PW.55.5.1 genomic window carries:
- a CDS encoding peptidylprolyl isomerase, with translation MNNWFKRHERIITIIVIAGFLAGIVWWSVATYVTSRNPAVNPGVSNIPRKEDSVLVITKESIDLEYPYWIMKNEVDSITQQQAQIYQQYYGQQLDPVFDYLVIDNQIVDLLYNEKIVRYYAEQNDLLPSKEEINSQINALVDLYISQYKMDTNNWNNMVQYYGSEQNIRNILISGLQEDVENSLITNNVKKEVANISREEALTYIQENFESIKSNYEEVRVQHILLSDEATANSIKEKITNEEITFEDAVAIYSEDTLTATSSGDIGWIKRGQYDQNLEEAAFNAEIGAILGPISTYQGYQIIRVVDKKIFKNPEDVFLYDEVYSEIQNTIQEEEYNNWLVSYIRSGDFGRNYYDTKLMYMYQLTEAGTNTEKLENLVKEIENIVFEENEISVEADSDYLAIYTLAVNQLMNDFNDQYTSINEYLSLSELVDPETVALGLEEIGKRIDELNIQKTTEESTELNNLLSNYKDAQNFLTTKNKIETLGITTTNEASSLKVELEGKMEDYINKLEKVLADLFRQYPSSNSVVQMYYQLNPQDPEVRVSYSKLQLSQIKQYSSYLGSQYLFSFFQQPITEILVNVQGVVDSTQAATDTKLEALDIGLELAELVGLREIKLFFLETVKELDPNYYSNIDQMIEDTKKIIEESSNPATQTSEPFAEDSFIGIE, from the coding sequence ATGAATAATTGGTTTAAAAGGCATGAAAGAATTATCACGATCATAGTTATAGCAGGTTTTTTAGCAGGTATTGTTTGGTGGTCTGTAGCAACTTATGTTACTTCCAGGAATCCTGCAGTTAATCCCGGGGTTAGTAATATTCCAAGAAAAGAGGATTCGGTTTTAGTTATTACTAAGGAAAGTATTGATTTAGAATACCCCTATTGGATTATGAAAAATGAAGTTGATTCAATTACTCAGCAGCAGGCACAAATTTATCAACAATATTACGGTCAACAATTAGACCCTGTTTTTGATTACTTAGTGATTGATAATCAAATTGTAGATCTTCTTTATAATGAGAAAATTGTAAGGTACTATGCAGAACAGAATGACCTTTTACCTTCAAAAGAAGAAATAAATTCTCAAATTAATGCATTAGTTGATCTATATATATCTCAATATAAGATGGATACTAACAATTGGAATAATATGGTTCAATACTATGGAAGTGAACAAAATATCAGGAACATTTTAATTTCTGGTTTGCAAGAAGATGTAGAAAATAGTCTAATAACAAATAATGTAAAAAAAGAAGTTGCAAATATTTCAAGAGAAGAAGCCCTCACATATATCCAAGAAAATTTTGAAAGTATAAAGAGTAATTACGAAGAAGTTAGAGTTCAGCATATACTTTTATCTGACGAAGCAACGGCTAATAGTATTAAAGAGAAAATTACTAATGAGGAGATAACTTTTGAAGATGCTGTTGCTATATATTCCGAAGACACATTAACAGCAACAAGTTCAGGAGATATTGGTTGGATAAAACGTGGTCAATACGATCAAAATTTAGAAGAAGCCGCTTTTAATGCTGAAATAGGCGCTATTTTAGGACCAATAAGTACATATCAAGGATATCAGATAATAAGGGTAGTTGATAAGAAAATTTTTAAAAATCCTGAAGATGTATTTTTATATGATGAGGTGTATTCTGAAATTCAAAATACTATTCAAGAAGAAGAATACAATAATTGGTTAGTAAGTTACATAAGAAGTGGGGATTTCGGAAGAAATTATTATGATACCAAACTTATGTATATGTATCAATTGACTGAGGCGGGAACTAATACGGAAAAGTTAGAAAATCTTGTAAAAGAAATTGAGAATATAGTATTTGAAGAAAATGAAATTTCTGTTGAAGCAGACTCTGACTATCTTGCTATTTATACATTGGCAGTGAACCAACTAATGAATGATTTTAATGATCAATATACTTCAATAAATGAGTATCTTAGTTTATCAGAGTTGGTAGATCCTGAGACTGTTGCTTTAGGTCTAGAAGAGATAGGCAAAAGAATAGATGAGTTAAATATTCAAAAGACTACGGAAGAGAGTACCGAGTTAAATAATTTACTTTCAAACTATAAAGATGCTCAAAATTTTCTAACTACTAAAAACAAGATAGAAACTCTAGGAATTACTACTACAAATGAAGCAAGTAGCTTAAAGGTAGAATTAGAAGGAAAAATGGAAGATTATATTAATAAACTAGAGAAAGTACTAGCAGATTTATTCAGGCAATATCCGTCTTCAAATAGTGTAGTTCAAATGTATTATCAATTAAATCCTCAAGATCCAGAAGTGAGGGTTAGTTATTCTAAATTACAGCTCAGCCAGATCAAGCAGTATTCTTCGTATCTTGGTTCTCAATACCTGTTTTCTTTCTTTCAACAACCTATTACAGAAATTCTTGTCAATGTTCAAGGGGTAGTAGACTCCACACAGGCTGCCACTGACACCAAGTTAGAAGCCTTAGATATAGGATTAGAATTGGCAGAATTAGTTGGATTAAGAGAAATTAAATTATTTTTCTTGGAAACAGTTAAAGAGCTTGATCCAAACTATTATTCAAATATCGACCAGATGATAGAAGATACTAAAAAAATTATTGAAGAGTCATCAAATCCCGCAACGCAAACTTCTGAACCATTTGCAGAAGATAGTTTTATAGGAATAGAATAA
- a CDS encoding thiamine pyrophosphate-dependent enzyme: MVPNIRDIVGYVETNDWAFTQGHRLCPGCNAPMVANWATLAAKSLGYEPVVGAATGCLEVSSTIYPFTSWNVPYIHNAFENVAATISGAEAAYRSLLNRKKIDNDKIKFIAFAGDGGTYDIGLQALSGAIERGHDFVYILYDNEGYMNTGNQRSGSTPPGADSTTEPVGKALSGKLQLKKSIVDIIAGHEGVYAATAVTSEPWDFMRKMQAALEFEGPAFISILAPCVRFWRIPDDSGPEVTKLAVETKYWPLWEYNMGVYKVTKKPKTFKPVKEYITKLGRYNKLMKRPDANEILEEMQNYVDAKWDRLLALEEISKDKPIRRKI, encoded by the coding sequence ATTGTGCCTAATATTAGGGATATTGTAGGATACGTTGAAACAAACGATTGGGCATTCACACAAGGACATAGATTATGTCCTGGATGTAATGCTCCAATGGTAGCAAACTGGGCTACATTGGCAGCAAAAAGTTTAGGATACGAACCGGTTGTGGGAGCAGCAACAGGATGTTTGGAAGTCTCTTCAACAATTTATCCGTTTACTTCTTGGAATGTTCCTTATATACACAATGCATTTGAAAATGTTGCAGCAACTATATCTGGTGCGGAAGCAGCTTATAGATCGTTATTAAACAGAAAAAAAATAGATAATGATAAAATAAAATTTATAGCTTTTGCTGGAGATGGTGGAACTTATGACATTGGTTTACAGGCTTTATCAGGTGCTATAGAAAGAGGACACGATTTTGTGTATATTTTGTATGATAATGAAGGATACATGAATACAGGGAATCAAAGATCAGGATCAACCCCTCCAGGTGCAGATTCAACTACCGAACCAGTTGGTAAGGCCTTATCAGGTAAATTACAATTAAAGAAAAGTATAGTTGATATAATTGCTGGTCATGAAGGAGTATATGCAGCAACTGCAGTTACTTCAGAACCATGGGATTTCATGAGAAAGATGCAAGCTGCTTTAGAATTTGAAGGTCCGGCTTTTATTTCTATTTTAGCACCTTGTGTAAGATTTTGGAGAATTCCTGATGATTCGGGTCCTGAGGTAACTAAATTAGCTGTTGAAACAAAGTATTGGCCATTATGGGAATATAATATGGGAGTTTATAAAGTAACTAAAAAGCCAAAAACGTTCAAGCCTGTAAAAGAGTATATTACAAAGCTCGGTAGGTACAACAAGCTTATGAAAAGACCAGATGCAAATGAAATATTAGAAGAAATGCAAAATTATGTAGATGCTAAATGGGATAGATTGTTAGCTTTGGAAGAAATTAGTAAAGATAAACCTATTAGGAGAAAGATATAA
- a CDS encoding 4Fe-4S binding protein produces MSNLKGWKEIPIGGVIDKPATARNYKTGEWRIQRPIIDREKCTNCMQCWVYCPDMAIDGRLDGKRMKLGEFNMDYCKGCGVCAAVCPVNAIEMKPESEFI; encoded by the coding sequence GTGAGTAATTTGAAAGGTTGGAAAGAAATACCTATCGGTGGAGTTATAGATAAACCAGCCACAGCACGAAATTATAAAACTGGTGAATGGAGAATACAAAGACCTATTATAGATAGGGAAAAATGCACAAATTGTATGCAATGTTGGGTATACTGTCCAGATATGGCAATAGATGGAAGGCTTGATGGAAAGAGGATGAAATTAGGAGAGTTTAATATGGACTATTGTAAGGGTTGTGGAGTATGTGCAGCTGTATGTCCAGTTAATGCAATTGAAATGAAACCAGAATCGGAATTTATTTAA
- a CDS encoding NAD(P)/FAD-dependent oxidoreductase, with protein sequence MENLAIIGFGAATIGFLKRLIEEGKDKKYNIDIYEKGEDLENAGFGGLKYDGKLFISKEMGGDLDIPIATQKKVVEFYLQKSGFAKFDSKNKLIISNELEKGNSFENKELYKKFYHFGFDPVRSHFFHLGTDILIDTIKAIYEDLSNLKNINFKFGEEVKQIVVNNKKITVLSGKSEQIYDKVVVAVGRRGHKLVSEIVNNHPNLVLSNDKVDLGIRLELPNHVVDYLNKEMYEFKVRLKTKTGYIVRTFCNNPGGEVTLEKYDDFYTVNGHANTNKKTSNTNFAVLVTHSFTQPFNDPIGYGSYIAKLSNILAGGNKVILQCYEDFIISKRTKKLGRVEPTLDANNYILGDLNLALPRRTTESIIDFLERLENVVPGVTYPDNLLYGTEVKFYANKIDNKVLPNLKIIGDCSGWTRSITYATSHGYLTAKEF encoded by the coding sequence ATGGAAAATTTAGCAATTATAGGTTTTGGAGCTGCTACTATTGGTTTCTTAAAAAGATTAATAGAAGAAGGTAAAGATAAAAAGTATAATATTGATATTTACGAAAAAGGAGAAGATTTAGAAAATGCAGGTTTTGGTGGTTTAAAATATGATGGAAAATTATTCATATCTAAAGAAATGGGAGGAGATTTAGATATCCCTATCGCAACTCAAAAGAAAGTAGTTGAATTTTATTTACAAAAATCTGGTTTTGCAAAGTTCGATAGTAAAAACAAATTAATCATATCTAATGAACTTGAAAAAGGAAATTCTTTTGAAAACAAAGAACTGTACAAAAAATTCTATCATTTCGGATTTGACCCTGTCCGCTCTCACTTTTTTCATTTAGGTACTGATATTCTAATAGATACAATTAAAGCTATTTACGAGGATCTTTCAAACTTGAAAAATATAAACTTTAAATTTGGTGAGGAAGTAAAACAAATTGTAGTTAATAATAAAAAGATAACTGTGTTAAGCGGAAAAAGTGAACAAATCTATGATAAGGTAGTTGTGGCGGTTGGAAGAAGAGGCCATAAACTTGTATCAGAAATAGTCAATAACCATCCCAACCTAGTTTTATCAAACGATAAGGTTGATTTGGGAATAAGATTAGAATTACCAAACCATGTAGTAGACTACTTAAATAAAGAAATGTATGAATTTAAAGTTAGATTGAAAACCAAAACGGGTTATATAGTCAGAACATTTTGCAACAACCCCGGTGGAGAAGTTACCCTAGAAAAGTACGATGATTTTTATACTGTTAATGGGCATGCCAATACCAATAAAAAAACATCGAATACAAATTTCGCTGTACTAGTTACACATTCTTTTACACAACCCTTTAATGATCCTATAGGATACGGTTCTTATATTGCTAAACTATCCAATATTTTAGCCGGAGGAAATAAAGTTATTCTCCAATGTTATGAAGATTTCATAATCTCTAAAAGAACTAAAAAACTCGGGAGAGTTGAACCAACTCTTGATGCAAATAATTATATATTAGGGGATCTAAATCTTGCTTTACCAAGGAGAACGACTGAATCAATAATTGATTTTTTAGAGCGATTAGAAAATGTAGTACCAGGAGTAACTTACCCAGATAATCTTTTATATGGGACGGAAGTTAAATTTTACGCAAACAAGATTGATAATAAGGTTTTACCTAATCTAAAAATTATAGGAGATTGTAGTGGTTGGACAAGATCTATAACTTATGCTACAAGTCATGGTTATCTAACGGCAAAAGAGTTTTAA
- the porA gene encoding pyruvate ferredoxin oxidoreductase, whose product MPVKLTVTGAAAVAHAMRQINPDVVAAYPITPQTPVVEYYASFVSDGIVDTVMVPVESEHSAMSAVVGSAAAGARTMTATAANGLALMTEIVYIAASYRLPIIMPIVNRALSGPINIHCDHSDAMLVRDSGWIQLFTENHQEAYDFTIIATKLAEKENVLLPAMVNLDGFITSHGVESFEMLDDEVVKEFVGTWNPKYSLLDTKNPVTFGPLDLFDYYFEHHRQQEEAMNHAYKELPKVFEEFAKISGRKYDFLDLYKTDDADYIMVVMNSTASTAKYVVDQLREEGKKVGLVKPQVFTPFPKKEFQQVLNGRKGVVVLDRAMSFGKEAPLYSLIKSSLYEVASKPSLGSYIYGLGGRDTTPEMIREAFEDAIKGNLITDEQRYLGLRE is encoded by the coding sequence ATGCCCGTAAAACTTACAGTTACAGGAGCTGCTGCAGTAGCTCATGCTATGAGACAAATTAACCCAGATGTTGTCGCAGCCTATCCGATAACTCCCCAAACACCTGTTGTTGAATATTATGCAAGTTTTGTGTCCGATGGAATTGTTGATACAGTAATGGTTCCAGTTGAATCTGAGCATTCTGCTATGAGTGCTGTTGTTGGTTCAGCTGCAGCAGGAGCTAGAACAATGACGGCTACCGCAGCGAATGGTTTAGCGTTGATGACTGAAATTGTATATATAGCTGCTTCTTATAGGCTTCCAATAATAATGCCTATAGTTAATAGAGCTCTTTCTGGCCCTATTAATATTCACTGTGACCATTCTGACGCAATGCTTGTTAGAGACTCTGGATGGATTCAATTATTCACAGAAAATCATCAGGAAGCATATGATTTTACAATAATAGCAACAAAGTTAGCTGAAAAGGAAAATGTTTTGTTACCAGCCATGGTTAATTTAGATGGATTCATTACCTCACATGGAGTGGAAAGTTTTGAAATGTTAGATGATGAAGTTGTAAAAGAATTCGTAGGTACTTGGAATCCAAAATATTCGCTTTTAGATACTAAAAATCCCGTAACTTTTGGGCCTTTAGATCTATTTGATTATTATTTTGAACATCACAGACAACAAGAAGAAGCTATGAACCATGCTTACAAAGAGCTTCCGAAAGTTTTCGAAGAATTTGCAAAAATTTCTGGAAGAAAATACGATTTTCTTGATTTATACAAAACTGATGATGCTGATTATATTATGGTAGTTATGAATTCAACTGCTTCGACAGCAAAATATGTGGTTGATCAGTTAAGAGAAGAGGGCAAAAAAGTAGGACTTGTAAAACCTCAAGTTTTCACACCTTTTCCAAAAAAAGAATTTCAGCAAGTTTTAAACGGAAGAAAAGGAGTTGTTGTATTAGATAGAGCAATGTCTTTTGGTAAAGAAGCTCCTTTGTATTCTTTAATTAAATCTTCTCTGTACGAAGTTGCTTCTAAACCTTCGCTAGGTTCTTATATTTATGGATTGGGAGGAAGAGATACTACTCCTGAAATGATACGAGAAGCTTTTGAAGATGCTATAAAAGGCAATTTAATAACCGATGAACAAAGATACTTAGGATTAAGAGAATAA
- a CDS encoding complex I subunit 5 family protein, which produces MLLLISLTPISLGILNYIFKKKSFFLVLTSYILTFLFIFLAQEGSMVIGNYSALKGIEFEFNVTIRILLLSFNIFSLIVILRIINKYDYVFFSLWLLLIGSINGFFMSRDFFNLYVHLELASILTFLLLAYDKNEIRIWASLKYMIMSLVALNLYLIGVGILYSHSGTLNINYNLSNGINNLAFSFILTGLLIKGGFFFLSGWLPNAHTEAVKGVSPILSGVIVKLPIFIIYLLYSSIPDNLKNFLYVFAIITAITSSFFTLLQDDIKKFFAYSTMSQMSYGLIILMVQPSIFPYFIIYHMFSKGFLFMIAEDIYEENQTKNLQELKGVKLPIDTLVLLSFLLLNLSGLFPFSLFILKDNLSLSYFLEINIFIFGMYFYKLLSTFHIKKNFSYKYWYIFIFIILNIFGITFYLISNFSELSFLKISSQYLFFLLGIFVYFVLKDKISFRPIEIYNFQNSFIYQIAFLLLIMLIEI; this is translated from the coding sequence ATGCTATTACTTATTTCTTTGACTCCAATATCTTTAGGAATATTAAATTATATTTTTAAAAAGAAATCATTCTTTTTAGTTTTAACTTCTTATATTTTAACTTTTTTATTTATTTTCTTAGCACAAGAAGGTTCGATGGTTATAGGTAATTACTCAGCACTAAAGGGGATAGAATTTGAATTCAATGTTACTATCAGAATTTTACTACTTTCCTTCAATATTTTCTCATTAATAGTTATTTTAAGAATTATAAATAAATATGATTATGTTTTTTTCTCTTTATGGCTTTTACTTATTGGAAGCATAAACGGTTTTTTCATGAGTCGGGATTTCTTTAATCTTTATGTTCATCTGGAATTGGCTTCTATTCTGACTTTTTTGCTATTAGCCTATGACAAAAATGAGATAAGAATATGGGCATCTCTTAAATATATGATAATGAGTTTAGTGGCTTTAAATCTTTACTTAATAGGGGTTGGAATCCTTTACTCTCATTCAGGTACTCTGAATATTAATTACAATTTATCAAACGGTATAAATAATTTAGCTTTTAGTTTTATATTAACTGGTCTTCTTATAAAAGGTGGTTTCTTTTTTCTTTCTGGATGGTTACCAAACGCTCATACAGAGGCAGTAAAAGGAGTTTCTCCAATTTTATCGGGAGTCATTGTTAAGTTACCCATTTTTATAATTTATCTTTTGTATTCTTCTATTCCTGATAACTTAAAAAATTTTTTATATGTATTTGCCATTATAACAGCGATTACATCTTCTTTCTTTACCTTGTTACAAGATGACATTAAGAAATTTTTTGCTTATTCCACCATGTCTCAAATGAGTTATGGATTAATAATTCTCATGGTACAACCTTCAATATTCCCATATTTCATAATTTATCATATGTTTTCAAAGGGTTTTTTGTTTATGATTGCAGAAGATATATATGAAGAAAACCAAACAAAGAATTTACAAGAATTAAAGGGAGTAAAATTACCCATAGATACTCTAGTGTTACTAAGTTTTCTCTTATTAAACCTTAGCGGGCTGTTCCCTTTTTCTTTATTCATTTTAAAAGACAACTTATCTTTATCATACTTTCTTGAAATAAATATATTTATTTTTGGTATGTATTTTTATAAATTGTTGAGTACCTTTCACATTAAAAAAAATTTTAGCTATAAATATTGGTACATCTTTATTTTCATTATATTAAACATTTTTGGAATTACTTTTTATTTAATTTCTAATTTTTCTGAATTATCATTTCTAAAGATTTCCTCTCAATATTTATTCTTTCTTTTAGGGATTTTTGTATACTTCGTCTTAAAAGATAAAATATCTTTTCGCCCTATTGAGATATACAATTTTCAAAACAGCTTTATTTATCAAATAGCTTTTTTGTTACTTATTATGCTTATTGAAATATAG